TCTAATTATCACGCtccttgttttttcccctgcaCCACGTAAATGAGTTCAGCCATTCGTGAAATGATAACCAACACCAGTCATGTCTATTAGATCCTCTCTCTCAGCCAATGAGAGGGTGACACACATCATCCATGATACGATGACCCATACATCTCAAGAACACAAATAGGCCATTTTGCACACTCAAAATGTGAGCCTTTCCTACAAACAAGAGTCAATACCCCTTTACCCTTCAGTGCACCCAGACCCCCGGGTGGAGGCTAAATTGGTGTTGCTGACCAAATTAAGAACAGCTGACCTGATGTTGGTGTTAAGTGGACAGGGAGATGTCACCAGAATGGTAATCTTTTAGCATACTGGTACATTGCCCTTTGTCTTATCCTGCCTATTGGAGGATAACAAGAGGCTATAAGCTCCTTATCATGACATTACAATTATCGAGCATGAATCGGGAACTATGGCCCTCTGGACCTTGCTCTCATATGGCTATACTTGTTTTGTTCCCAGCCCCCCAGATGGAGAGGTTTTTTATTATGCATGCTTTCAGCCCTTCATTGTATATTACTAATCTTTCTAGTATGTTGAGCCATTGCATGACCTAGCAGTTACTTGCTGCAAGACAATTGAAATACCTCCCACACTCCAACTCCCAGCAGCAGAAGTAATTTCTGAAGAGGCGTTTGTTTCACAATCTGAAGGCGTACTTAAACAATTCCTGAGTGTATCTTACAAATTATGGTTTAGTTCATCATTTCAGTCATGATTTCATGGAAAAACCTTGCAGTCTTGGATCCATGTATCAAGAGAAAATCTCTAAGTAATCTAAATGCTAGAgtcaaaattattttattgaaaaagtaGTTAATAGATTTTAGTCCAGATGCTCTGCAGCTTGTTTCCAAAAGGTAAGTAGCCAAACTGATACGTCAGAGTTCTTCCTGATCAATCTAAGATCCGGACTAAGACCAAGtaagtttttttaaaggactggacaattttctatttatttcttattgtcaacacaCCTCATACACAGAACCAAGCCATCGATGAATTCATCCTATTTACAAGTGTGGTGCATGTATCCAAAGCATCATATTCCTCTGTTATTGTCCAAACCATTGCaatgggtgacatgttcctttccCCTGAAGATTATGGTCATAGTAGTTTAGAAATACCTCCACAGACTAATCACAccaatcacattttaaatccctGGAGTGTATTCCTTCTATGGCagacatgtgtgtgcatgtctgggAATACATCTCTGTTGACTGAGCTTCagtagcttgttgtgctacatatcacaacttcttgactttgtactacattgtagatttctcaaagaacttgaGTACATTTCAGTATAAAGTCAATAGGATGTGATAtgtaacacattaaaaactctGTAAACGCAAACATGTTTTCAGGCATTACACAGAACTAATCTctggagctgtttctaaacaaactacctTGAGCATAATCAGTatggtgaaggaacatgttaGTGTAGCGATGTGCCACActggtgtatttttaaatgtttttggacATTGGATGTCTACGacacagagaaataagatatatcaggctttggatacacaaacacaatatgaGTTCATTGTTCGCTTGGCTCTGCACATTAGATTtcttgacaataagaaaaatatataaatatcacCAGCCTGATCCTTTAAGATGAGCAATGAGCATCGGCCTAATGGATTTTCACAATCTGGCGACACAAAATTTGTCGtttaggaaaagtctggtttATTTTGGATACACGGACAATACGAACAACTATCACACCTGTCACAAACCATTTGTGACCAGGCAACAGTTTAACTAGATAGTCTAAATCATTTCTACAGTATGTGGAGGTAAAACcaaaattaatatataatagaaCCAAGAGTTGTAGAGGGATGTTGATCACTGAAAGTAGACCTGAGAACAGGAAAAACGTGTCACACATTCTTGCTCCATAtctatttctctttcattcatAACGTTTCAGCCCAGGAAACAAGCACTGGTACGTGGTATAGGCCACACCCCAGTAACACATCAGACAGTGATTACATAATCATGTTCCAccaatgacaaaaaacaatcaaGAGCCCTTCAGCGAGTCAAATCTTTCAACAAACAATGACAAGAATTACAGCCAATTAACAGTCTCCACATAAAGTAACATAAACAATCGGGTATAGGTGTTAAAGTAGCTGAGGCTGGTACTGATTGAGGAGGAGTGTTCCAGGTTGGTCTCTCAGATTTTTACCTCTTTTATATACCATGAGAGACTACTCATTCAGATTCaagtatatgcaaatgttttgttattattcCCTTTATTCCCTGTCcattttaaatgacagaaattcAGAACATAACTTGAGGTATGTAAAACATTACTTTAACAGCTATCGCTGAGGGCAACTGTTGCTGTGGTTAATGTAGTCAGTTTTAAACATCATCTTAGAGGTAAAGAGATCCCTATAAAAGCACTTATTTTATGTCACACTAAGTCGGCCATATATCTCATCACTTGCCCTTGTGGTAAGTCATTGGTCATatcatataaatgtatgtagatgtaaaaatatgaataaaccAGTCACAGCACATTTTGTTGAACTGAATCATCCAGTTTCCTCTCTAAGATATATTAGTATTTGAGAAAGTACCACTCCCTCCAGGAGGAGATAACTTGGAACTATTAGATCCACTATCTGAGAACTCTGTCATTTCATGGATGAAACTTGAAGTGTTTCCTGTAATGTACCCttatttattgaatatttagATTTGGTTGTTTATGATGTTTATCTAGAGCTGATATATCTATTAGACAtctattcaaaatgtatttttaaacatatttgaaaaacaaaagttatgTCAGAAATAATCCCTCCTTGCActggaaaaatgtgtgtgcttaAGCCCAGTAAGTACATCTTGAAACTGATGGAAattcaaataataatgatgtttgatCAGCTGACTGCTCCAATGTCTCGCCTCAGTGACACTTTCTTTAGCAATGATCTCAACAATTAACTTGGTGACTACAAAGTTATTAGTACCActacaaaattacaaaaataagacCCATGTTGTAACAAACTAGAATTATCCTTTAAGCCTCCTTTTATCATTTGGAGAACTCTTCCAAGTTCCCTCATTTGATGCCTCTCACGTGGTTTTTCAGTGTTGCAGAGTTAACCAGACTTAAAAGTTACAGCTGTAATGGGAGCATCCGTATTATGGGGTGCTTGACTTTGAAAGGACCCCTGCAGTGAAAGTGTATCTTTATGGCCCTCTTCATAAGCCTTCATGGGCATATGGCCAAGAAACGCATGAAGCCAAAGAAAACAAGACCCCCACCCCCATCCCCGACATTCAATACAACATGTCTTTTGAAGATGCGATGACTCGTGATGTATTACCAGTGTTAGTTGGTTTTAATGCCACACCATCAGCACTCTGTGCGGGTCCAAAGTGATAAATTTTCTACTACCAGTGTAATGGTGTCATGTTGATACTAAATCCAACCCCGGAAGCTACACTTCCACCAGTATGTTGCTTGGTTTTTCAAAAACAACCAGCTAAATCAAAAAGGGATGAATTGGAGCAAAGGGACAAAGAGCATTGTTCATTCACCAGTGATATCAAGTGCATAATCTATTCATTAGCCTTGATGTGAACCGCTTTGGACTACTTCGACCCCCATCAAGCACCATAACAAGAAGAATACTACGCCGATTCACCCACAGAGGCGGAGGCGGTGGAGGTTTCCGGTGTGTGTCAGAGGGAACCTGTCACTGTTGTCACTGTGTTTGTGAGAGGAGGCCATCAATCATGGAGCACAGCGAAGGGGCACACCCATCCCAGATCATGTTTACCAATCTCTGCTTtacaaggtttaggaaaattgGGCATCTTAACTGACTGGGGAGGGGCAGGGAGTGGGCATAACAAACCTTTGGacaaaagatggagggagggagccAACCCCAGTAAACAGTACAAATTTCCTCAAGAATGGCGGTCATCTGTTGAAGCTGCTCCATCCAAACCCACTCCAGGTTCTCCATCAGATATAGTACTGATAGAGGCAACCTGTCAGCACTTCACAGCTCCTCTTATCTGAAGAGCACAGCCTGGCCTGAAGAGTTCTCCAAAGCCTTTAAAACTAGGACCTTTGGGAGCGGCCAACAATAAGCCTTCTTTAGTACGGTGAAAGTGACAGCATGgtcctctcttcccctcctcccagCTATTAAACCTCTTCCTGGATAAACAAGGGGAAGGCCCTTTATGAAGATGGAGAGGGTCACAAAGAGAGGAGCCATTGAGCCCCTGAGGGGCCcgtctttgtttttgtgtttcagagGGTCTTCTCAAAGGATGCTCTGATAGGGGGGAGCTCTATTTTGTCTTTTAGTCCTCCTTACTGCCAGTCTTCCCTCAGCTGTGCCAAAACAGAGATGTAAACTTAATCGACTGCATCATTTGCACAAAGTGAGGAGTTCTAATGACTTCTGGAGTGACAGAGAGATGAGTATAATGACTTGCATTTTTATGCTGAAAGccagtttatatttatatatatatatacatatatatatatatacattcatgAGTGCAGAAAATGTATGCATGTTAATCTGCTTTTCAAAGACACTTAGAAACATATTGGTTAGTGCTTTATCTTTCATTATCTGATCCCTTAAATTCCGTGaatattaaaatagaaatacatgGTCATGGATTGTGTAAGTCTGTTTGGCTCTGGAGGTGCCGCTGTTTGATGCTGTCAAAGGGAGGCCCTGTCTTCTGGTGATGGACTGCCTAGTCTGTTGATGGGTTGCCAGATATAGGGCAACATGCTGTTGGAGCTGCGTTGTCTCAGGAGTGTGAATGAGGGGCACCTGTGACCTCTGGTCACGCTTTGCATGTGGCCTGCTGTGTGAGCACCACGCTCAGGACACACGCTGGGACCGTCAGCTCGTCAACTGTCCACTAAATAGACGATATGACTGCACTCACAGATGAGAcactgtgcaaacacacacttaatgtACAAAAATAAGAGCAAGGGTTCAAATAATTTTTTATCTGATTCACTGTCTGCTTTGTAAAAAAGTGGGATAATGGGAGCAGTTCTCTTCAAGTAGCAGTTTTTGCAGGGAAGACACTTCAAGAATTTTCTCTAAACTGTGATTACAGTAATCATTGAGTAATACCAGTGTCTAACTCAGTCGTGTCTTCATTTAGCGCTTTCAGTTGGTTCACAATTCATGCCATCTATTTCAACATGATTTCCCATCTGGCAGGACGGGAAAACAGCCTGCACGTGTCAACAGACCTGCTCTGCCCTCCTGACTGGGCTGGCAGCAGCCTTTTGGGCCCAACATGACCTCTCAGGTTCCTTACCTCATTGAGGAGGTGTTTATTTCTAGTGAGAAAACAGATTTCCCTGTCGCTGCAAAAGGGATGATCAGATGGGACAAGGCAGAGATGAGGGGGGCTATGATTAAATAGCTGCTGTGCAAGAGGTGTTACAGTTATTGGAACGGGTCTGCCATGAATCAAAGTGTATcagtgtattaaagtatattttaaaggcAGGACAGGTTCACCTTCTAAATAAATGGACACCAACATGACTACCTGATGGATGAAACTTATGAGGCAGTAACATGACAAAAGTGTAGTAAACATcatagaaacattttattaatctaaaaaaaaaaatacagtgctTTTCAAGagcttttaaatgaatttgtTGCTCACATatcaaaaacagagaaaatcacaGCAATTATCAGGTCCATAGCATCTCCCAAAGTCcatataacaaaaacacaaatgtgtgtAAACATCGGTCTCTcgaaaacatttacaaaatgtacaaaaatatatatatatatcactgtGTGATAGTCCTTTTTTTCACCTAAAATCAGTTGAGCTGAGTTCCTACCACGGTCTCCACACAGAGTCTGAGGTGGCTGGGGGTGCAACAGGTGACATGTGATGGCTGTTTTGTGCACTCAGAGGTGCGAGAGCTGCACTGGGAACAAGAAAAGCAAACTGTCCATCCGGCGTTGGCACGACCTGGAAGCCACCATACAGCTTCATCCCTTCTGGGGCAGCTTGCAACGGTGAGCCACTTTTGCAAGGCATCTGTGGGGCAGACGCAGCTGGAATCTGTGTCCCAGTTTGTCCGAGTCCCAGTGGGCCTGGATGAGGTGTGTAGAAGTTCACAGCATTGATCTGGGTCACGCAGGCCGCCAGGTGGCTGAGGAGTCGAGTCCTCACCTCTGTGTTCACACCTTCACTCGTGGACAGGAAACGGGTGACCTCTCCAACGCACTCACTGTAGCCCGCTCTGTATTTACTCAAGACGGATGGGTCTATATTCACAGCAGCTGTAGAGGGAAATACAAttacataaatcataaatacactgatcagatagatagataaatagatagatagatggtaTACATCCTGAAAAAGAATATTACAAGATATGGCTATGAAgaatatatgaaatattattaaatatttattaatactgctgttttaaatatttattttgccaGATAAGTCTTGTGAAATCTCTTCCCAACAGTAAACATGTCAGCTGTGGGTAGGCAATAAATATTGTAAGACCGTGGGAACATATTTACCATCTAAAGTTAAATATCATCATGATGAATCCAGAAATAGTGTTCACATACCGGTCATCTGGAGTCGTTGCAGGTTCCTGAGGTGCTTCACAGTCATCTCAAGGATGTCCGCCTTCTCCAGTTTGGAGTGTCTGGAGCTCTAAACATGACAGTGGCGATTCGTTTTTAgattttttcagtattttcccccgaaataaaacaaacattatctAACTAGACTAGTATTAAAAAGTTACTAGTTATCAGTGCATCTTACGTCTGTCTTGAGAGCGTCCAGGATGAGGGTCTTCAGCTGGCCCAGACTCTCATTGATCCGCGCACGTCTCCGCTTTTCCATGATTGGTTTAGA
This genomic interval from Scomber scombrus chromosome 11, fScoSco1.1, whole genome shotgun sequence contains the following:
- the LOC133990743 gene encoding transcription factor HES-1-like — protein: MPAGTLERTSPCAVAATPASGDSTPEKPRTQTESRKSSKPIMEKRRRARINESLGQLKTLILDALKTDSSRHSKLEKADILEMTVKHLRNLQRLQMTAAVNIDPSVLSKYRAGYSECVGEVTRFLSTSEGVNTEVRTRLLSHLAACVTQINAVNFYTPHPGPLGLGQTGTQIPAASAPQMPCKSGSPLQAAPEGMKLYGGFQVVPTPDGQFAFLVPSAALAPLSAQNSHHMSPVAPPATSDSVWRPW